One genomic segment of Ictalurus punctatus breed USDA103 chromosome 12, Coco_2.0, whole genome shotgun sequence includes these proteins:
- the LOC108272330 gene encoding C-type lectin domain family 4 member E, with protein sequence MDTYENCDFSKRNNSENRNSPTDEETEDDYENTQQWRPKPKQCTASSVRFDYKIIILVLGLLLMLGALTSLCAIGILYHRKVVSSEKLSEKYKNATATLMVLEDKANEKERMYEMQKVKHQELVSTCNETERPYKELKVKHHELVSACNETEQLYEMMKMKYQQVHERLSACNGNQNCKPCEEGWKSLGLKCYHFSTEKLNWMQSRDYCVEKGGHLVIITSQTEQDFVSSQIGETHWIGLNDLETEGKWMWVNNQPLKETDVMFWYSAPGEQSEPDNWKREDPSGENCAALGDARGNIHKWFDASCKKIKKCICEK encoded by the exons ATGGACACTTATGAAAATTGTGACTTCTCCAAAAGGAATAACAGTGAAAACCGTAATTCTCCAACAG ACGAAGAAACAGAGGATGATTACGAGAATACGCAGCAATGGCGTCCAAAGCCCAAACAATGCACCG CTTCATCAGTCAGATTTGACTACAAGATCATTATACTTGTTCTTGGTCTTCTCCTAATGCTTGGTGCTTTAACGTCACTCTGTGCTATAGGGATCTTGT ATCACAGAAAAGTTGTTTCCAGTGAGAAACTAAGTGAGAAGTATAAGAATGCCACAGCCACACTGATGGTGCTAGAAGACAAAGCCAATG aaaaagagagaatgtaTGAAATGCAGAAGGTGAAGCATCAGGAGCTCGTCTCTACCTGCAATG agacagaaagaccgTATAAAGAACTGAAGGTGAAGCATCATGAGCTCGTCTCTGCCTGTAATG AGACAGAACAACTGTATgaaatgatgaagatgaagtaTCAGCAAGTTCATGAACGTCTCTCTGCATGTAATG GTAATCAGAACTGTAAACCTTGTGAGGAAGGATGGAAATCTCTTGGTTTAAAGTGTTATCACTTCTCCACTGAGAAACTGAACTGGATGCAGAGTCGAGATTACTGTGTGGAGAAAGGAGGCCACCTGGTGATTATAACCAGCCAAACTGAACAG GATTTTGTATCTTCACAAATTGGAGAAACACACTGGATTGGCCTGAATGACTTGGAGACTGAGGGAAAGTGGATGTGGGTGAACAACCAGCCCTTAAAGGAGACGGATGTAAT GTTCTGGTATAGCGCTCCAGGAGAACAAAGTGAGCCTGATAACTGGAAAAGAGAGGACCCTTCTGGAGAGAACTGTGCTGCTCTGGGGGATGCACGTGGTAACATACATAAATGGTTTGATGCGTCTtgtaaaaagataaaaaagTGTATCTGTGAAAAGTGA